The following proteins come from a genomic window of Nitrospira sp.:
- a CDS encoding Coupling protein VirD4, ATPase required for T-DNA transfer, which translates to MSRKSRRIAVALLLYLPIGLCGADALAGAVFALANKEMPTDLSLTNWPDSWRAYREDPIQRMRLQVSAAVGGFVGFGLPALLVLSLTNRRTPLHGEARFASLGEIQQAGLYGEHGVIVGKVGRRYLVYGGQEFVLLAAPTRSGKGVSIVLPNLLHYDESVVVLDIKMENFVYTSKFRQAHGHHVYLFNPFTTEGQTHRWNPLDGVDRDPNRRVGEIQAIGHVLYPTEQIKDAFWNESARNLFLGLTLSIMETPSLPCSLGEVLRQASGKGQPIKDYLQDLISARAKSEAPLSDDCTAALHRFCATSENTMASILATLTAPLTIFSNPIVDAATSATDFDLKQVRIQRMSIYVGIPANRLSDAALLVNLFFSQLIHYNTIDLPATNPNLKHQCLVILDEFPAIGRVNILAKAVGFMAGYNLRLLPIIQSLSQLESVYGEKDARTFVTNHACQILFAPREQRDAQHYSQMLGTYTAEAISTGTSRPLGWNNGKQASSSSTRSEQARPLLLPQEVKELGDQRAIITLMHTKPILCDKARFYADPIFTDRLKRISPSLASVGKRIPTQAELEEAAFVRRELSVEIPRLDLDLHRAKVERRVRPVQPDEPIDLSKLAMDLTTLPPVVSRDPPTLEEVNGLVDAFVAQLQWTDPVETEVGGAERSREERDI; encoded by the coding sequence ATGTCACGCAAGAGCAGGCGAATCGCGGTGGCCTTGTTGCTCTATCTCCCGATAGGGCTCTGTGGAGCCGATGCCCTCGCCGGCGCCGTCTTTGCGCTCGCCAATAAAGAGATGCCAACAGACCTCTCCCTGACCAACTGGCCCGATTCCTGGCGAGCCTATCGGGAGGATCCGATTCAACGGATGCGACTGCAAGTCTCCGCTGCAGTCGGCGGATTCGTCGGATTCGGTCTCCCAGCACTGCTCGTCCTGTCCCTGACCAATCGGAGGACACCGCTCCACGGCGAGGCGCGATTTGCATCGCTCGGTGAGATTCAACAGGCCGGGCTCTATGGAGAGCATGGCGTCATCGTGGGAAAAGTGGGAAGGCGGTACTTGGTCTATGGGGGCCAGGAATTCGTGTTGCTGGCGGCGCCGACCAGATCGGGCAAAGGCGTGAGCATCGTGCTCCCGAACCTCCTCCACTATGACGAGTCGGTCGTGGTCCTGGACATCAAGATGGAGAACTTCGTCTACACGTCGAAATTCCGTCAGGCACACGGCCATCACGTCTACCTGTTCAATCCCTTTACCACAGAGGGCCAGACCCATCGGTGGAACCCATTGGATGGGGTCGATCGCGACCCAAATCGGCGCGTGGGCGAGATCCAAGCCATCGGGCACGTGCTCTATCCGACGGAACAGATCAAAGATGCCTTTTGGAACGAGTCCGCCCGCAATCTCTTCCTCGGCCTGACCCTCTCTATAATGGAGACTCCATCCCTACCCTGCAGTCTCGGGGAAGTGCTCCGCCAGGCCTCCGGCAAGGGTCAGCCCATCAAGGACTATCTACAAGACCTCATCAGCGCCAGGGCCAAGAGTGAGGCCCCGCTGAGCGACGACTGTACGGCGGCCCTGCACCGGTTCTGCGCCACCAGCGAGAATACGATGGCAAGTATTCTCGCAACCCTGACGGCTCCCCTCACCATCTTCAGTAATCCCATCGTCGATGCGGCGACGAGTGCGACGGACTTCGACCTCAAACAGGTGCGCATCCAGCGGATGTCGATCTATGTCGGCATTCCAGCCAATCGGCTCAGCGATGCGGCGCTGCTGGTCAACCTATTCTTCTCACAATTGATTCACTACAACACTATCGACTTGCCCGCGACGAACCCTAACTTGAAGCACCAGTGCCTCGTGATCCTGGATGAGTTCCCCGCCATCGGACGGGTCAACATCCTGGCCAAGGCCGTAGGTTTCATGGCCGGCTACAATCTGCGTCTGCTCCCGATCATTCAGAGCCTCTCGCAGCTCGAATCGGTCTATGGGGAAAAGGACGCCCGTACCTTCGTCACAAACCACGCCTGCCAGATCCTGTTTGCGCCTCGCGAACAACGGGACGCACAGCACTACTCCCAGATGCTCGGCACCTATACGGCCGAGGCGATCTCGACCGGCACAAGCCGACCACTAGGTTGGAACAACGGTAAACAGGCCTCATCCAGTTCCACCCGCTCGGAACAAGCACGGCCGCTTCTTCTGCCACAGGAGGTGAAGGAACTCGGAGACCAGCGGGCCATCATCACCCTGATGCATACGAAGCCCATCCTCTGCGACAAGGCCCGGTTCTATGCCGATCCGATCTTCACTGATCGGTTGAAGCGCATCAGTCCGTCCCTCGCGTCGGTCGGAAAACGGATTCCGACCCAAGCGGAACTCGAAGAGGCGGCGTTCGTGCGCCGGGAGTTGTCTGTGGAGATTCCCCGGCTCGACCTGGACCTCCATCGCGCGAAAGTGGAACGACGGGTGCGTCCAGTCCAGCCGGATGAGCCAATCGACCTCTCGAAGCTGGCGATGGATCTGACTACCCTGCCGCCGGTGGTGTCGCGCGATCCACCGACTCTCGAAGAGGTGAACGGGTTGGTCGATGCCTTTGTGGCCCAGCTGCAATGGACCGACCCGGTTGAGACGGAAGTCGGTGGTGCAGAACGAAGCAGAGAAGAGAGGGACATATGA
- a CDS encoding P-type DNA transfer ATPase → MVRELLRPLLQYLALPGATEIVVNRPQEVYIEVGATWQHHLAPDLTLDRLTALATAIATATEQEIGPHHPILSAMLPDGERVQIVLPPAVELGTISISIRRPSAWIKTLDEYETEGAFSRYVWAKAATLEHRTSDLDSIERRLVQYLTDRQLGTFIRAAVLAKKNIAVVGDTGSGKTTLMKSICQAVPKQERLITIEDVRELLLPQHGNRVHLLYAKGGQGTATVSPSELIASTLRMKPDRVLLAELRGGEAFDFLKLLTTGHSGSITSYHAESCALAAERYVFMCKEHEQAATYDVPTLKRLVALTIDVILHVVAHNQYDEEGRPIRKERYVTEVHYDPIAKLVARFGEATLVRA, encoded by the coding sequence ATGGTGCGCGAGTTATTGCGACCCTTGCTGCAGTACCTCGCGCTCCCCGGCGCGACCGAGATCGTCGTCAATCGGCCACAGGAAGTCTATATCGAGGTCGGCGCAACCTGGCAGCATCACCTCGCACCGGACCTGACCCTGGATCGACTCACCGCGCTCGCCACGGCCATCGCGACTGCGACCGAACAAGAGATCGGACCGCACCACCCGATTCTCTCGGCCATGTTGCCCGATGGGGAACGGGTGCAAATTGTGCTGCCGCCCGCGGTGGAACTAGGAACCATCTCCATCTCGATCCGACGGCCCAGCGCCTGGATCAAGACACTGGATGAATATGAAACAGAGGGAGCTTTCAGTCGTTATGTCTGGGCCAAGGCAGCGACGCTTGAGCATCGCACTTCCGATCTCGATTCCATCGAGCGACGGTTAGTGCAGTATCTGACCGATCGGCAATTGGGGACATTCATCCGGGCGGCGGTGCTGGCGAAGAAGAACATTGCCGTCGTCGGGGACACGGGCTCTGGAAAAACCACGCTCATGAAATCGATCTGTCAGGCAGTCCCGAAGCAGGAACGACTCATCACAATCGAAGATGTGCGCGAACTGTTGCTCCCTCAGCACGGCAACCGCGTGCATCTCTTGTACGCCAAAGGAGGACAAGGGACGGCGACGGTGTCTCCATCTGAATTGATTGCCTCCACGCTCCGCATGAAGCCGGACCGGGTGCTCCTCGCCGAGTTGCGCGGCGGAGAAGCGTTCGACTTCCTCAAACTCCTCACAACCGGCCACAGTGGATCGATTACCTCCTACCACGCGGAGTCCTGTGCCCTCGCCGCCGAGCGCTACGTCTTCATGTGCAAAGAACATGAGCAGGCGGCGACCTACGACGTCCCAACGCTGAAGCGCCTGGTGGCCTTAACCATCGACGTGATCCTCCATGTGGTCGCGCATAATCAGTACGACGAGGAGGGACGGCCCATCAGAAAAGAGCGCTACGTCACGGAAGTACATTATGACCCGATCGCGAAACTCGTGGCGCGATTCGGAGAAGCCACCCTGGTGAGGGCGTAG
- a CDS encoding Inner membrane protein of type IV secretion of T-DNA complex, TonB-like, VirB10 has product MEQSHESSNRSEQNTPIVDGIVSVNHQAGGRNETAARVTFLVVMTIVLVVGLVFAANTWSAKRKAEATQEERAAKVENKPAQVGLKRVFETDPLAPQHTTALVRSTSQSPVASADYAMRSPLDKRIDDRSGSMALAPDQTSSNPSLTRRASSRFGGEVIVTTSPASDSPRSQPAGTGPDAAISLVRELLNGARQPDTGSGNLLGGPAMPVSTADTGSSTPASIGYMGGPSGSSIGVTSVGLAAPPGPPASGAGPIGGLLTPSDTPKVQAGLLGDRNLILPKGKTIDCALTVRVINEVAGMATCVLNSDVYSDNGRVVLLERGSEAVGEYAATMAQGQRRLFLLWTRVKTPMGVVINLNSPAADALGTSGLVGVVDNHWWDRLGAAFLLSLVQDGIGLATAAQANTSGAQSLGIYQHSATTGNRMAELILQSTINIKPTLYKNQGDRGTIFVARDLDFSTVYELHPH; this is encoded by the coding sequence ATGGAACAATCACACGAATCAAGCAATCGAAGTGAGCAGAACACACCCATCGTCGATGGGATTGTGTCGGTCAACCACCAGGCCGGTGGAAGGAACGAGACAGCGGCGCGGGTGACGTTTCTGGTCGTCATGACTATCGTGCTCGTGGTGGGACTCGTCTTCGCAGCCAATACGTGGAGTGCGAAGCGAAAGGCGGAAGCCACACAGGAGGAACGGGCGGCGAAGGTGGAGAACAAACCAGCCCAGGTCGGACTCAAGCGGGTCTTCGAGACCGATCCCCTTGCACCTCAACACACCACCGCGCTTGTGCGGTCGACCAGCCAGTCGCCTGTCGCGTCCGCTGATTATGCGATGCGGTCGCCCCTCGATAAAAGAATCGATGACAGAAGTGGATCGATGGCATTGGCTCCTGACCAGACATCAAGCAACCCATCACTCACCCGACGTGCTTCCAGTCGGTTCGGTGGGGAAGTGATTGTGACGACCTCCCCTGCTTCGGACAGTCCCCGGAGTCAACCGGCTGGAACCGGACCAGACGCGGCCATCTCCTTGGTCCGCGAGCTCCTCAACGGTGCAAGACAGCCGGACACGGGGTCCGGGAACCTGTTAGGAGGACCAGCAATGCCGGTCAGCACGGCAGACACAGGAAGCTCGACGCCAGCATCGATTGGGTACATGGGCGGACCCAGCGGCTCTTCGATTGGTGTGACGAGCGTCGGCCTCGCGGCGCCTCCCGGTCCTCCGGCCAGCGGAGCCGGTCCCATCGGAGGGCTCCTGACGCCGTCGGACACCCCCAAAGTCCAAGCCGGTCTCTTGGGTGATCGCAATCTCATCTTGCCGAAAGGCAAAACGATCGACTGCGCCTTGACGGTCCGGGTGATCAATGAAGTCGCCGGCATGGCAACCTGTGTCTTGAACAGCGATGTGTACAGCGACAACGGGCGCGTTGTGTTGTTGGAACGAGGCTCGGAAGCGGTCGGTGAATATGCGGCGACGATGGCGCAGGGCCAACGCCGCCTCTTTCTCCTCTGGACGAGAGTGAAGACGCCGATGGGAGTCGTCATTAATCTTAATTCACCGGCGGCCGACGCGCTCGGCACGTCTGGACTGGTAGGTGTCGTGGACAACCATTGGTGGGACCGGCTGGGCGCGGCCTTTCTCCTCTCCCTCGTCCAAGATGGAATCGGTCTGGCGACGGCGGCCCAGGCGAATACCAGCGGCGCGCAGAGTCTGGGGATCTATCAGCATTCCGCCACGACCGGGAACCGCATGGCGGAACTCATCCTCCAATCCACCATCAACATCAAACCCACGCTCTATAAGAATCAGGGCGACCGCGGGACCATCTTCGTCGCGCGGGATCTGGATTTCAGCACCGTCTATGAACTGCACCCCCACTGA
- a CDS encoding TrbG/VirB9 family P-type conjugative transfer protein, which yields MHTMNKYIGSITTWLTVALLCSGASAQAAEIPAPGDGDQRVRYVTYQKDEVTKVTVRRGVVTRIVLGDDERIVIAGSGFLADCAKPEAEWCIRADVGTNQVWVKPMDHATHNNLEIRTDRRDYSLEFTVVGDDRIGRKQNTGKAQRGTDEPMYRVIFRHPLVPPTPATMTAMQASVHRAKHAREKADLLTERLDSLMPEPRNWSYSMEVLPGGDDIAPALVFDDGRFTYFQFPPNREIPAIFYFSPLGEETRINFHMEKDLAVVQRMGRRFVLRLGEAVVGIWNDAYDKTGVPAIEGTTVSGITRTLR from the coding sequence ATGCACACCATGAATAAATACATAGGGTCAATCACGACATGGCTCACCGTCGCCCTCCTCTGTTCAGGAGCCTCAGCGCAAGCGGCGGAGATTCCGGCACCGGGCGACGGAGATCAACGAGTCCGGTACGTGACCTATCAAAAGGACGAAGTGACCAAAGTGACGGTCCGCCGTGGTGTCGTCACGCGCATTGTGCTGGGAGACGACGAACGTATCGTTATCGCCGGCAGCGGCTTTCTCGCCGACTGTGCGAAGCCGGAAGCGGAATGGTGCATCAGGGCCGATGTCGGGACCAATCAGGTTTGGGTGAAGCCTATGGACCATGCGACTCACAACAATCTGGAAATCCGCACGGACAGGCGGGACTACAGTCTTGAGTTCACCGTCGTGGGAGACGATCGCATCGGACGGAAGCAGAATACCGGAAAGGCGCAACGCGGAACAGATGAGCCGATGTACCGCGTGATCTTCCGACATCCACTGGTCCCACCGACTCCAGCAACCATGACGGCGATGCAAGCGTCAGTCCATCGAGCCAAACACGCTCGCGAGAAGGCCGATCTTCTCACCGAGCGACTGGACTCCCTTATGCCCGAACCGCGCAATTGGTCCTATTCAATGGAGGTGCTTCCAGGAGGAGACGATATCGCACCCGCCCTCGTGTTCGATGACGGCCGCTTCACCTACTTTCAATTCCCTCCCAATCGCGAGATCCCCGCGATCTTCTACTTCTCGCCGTTGGGTGAAGAAACCCGCATCAATTTCCACATGGAGAAGGACCTCGCCGTCGTGCAGCGGATGGGGCGGCGGTTTGTGTTGCGCTTGGGCGAGGCCGTGGTCGGCATCTGGAATGACGCCTACGACAAGACCGGGGTGCCCGCCATCGAGGGAACCACCGTCTCGGGCATCACCAGGACCTTGCGCTGA
- a CDS encoding ATPase required for both assembly of type IV secretion complex and secretion of T-DNA complex, VirB4 — MRTRAALEKAASSQIPASDYIPLGTAITPTVITLTGGEYLACWKLEGITFETADRSEVLLRQEALHQFLRSLGGGSFALWSHKIRRVVTERLHGTSPNPFCQSLSDRYYQSFTQRRQMATELYLSLLYRPFPSKVASFFTRMSTRTLAQRRAHETAQLTILEDMGKQLEASLSRYGPTRLGTYTKQDIVYSDQLAFLSYLINGVWEDIPLRRAALASYLPSSRLHFGDRTGMLEIWHPREKKFAGFLDMQEYPPFSEPGMNNGLLYSDAEYIETQSFSCLNKRAALKSLATQKGHLIATEDAATREIEQMDQAADDLQSGLIDLGQYHYSLAIFGHTMESVSTSLADARAVFQDGPGFKMARVDVIPECAWFAQIPGNWGLRPREAIITSRNFVCLSPFHNFARGKRAGNPWGEALALFKTPSGQPYYFNFHVSPEDRDSRDEKYPGNTFICGSTGVGKTALELSLLAFATKYQGLRCVVFDKDRGAEIGIRAMGGTYQSLKRGMQTGFNPLQLEPSPQNWQFCEQLVAQFVKEPGDEIPRLTAKEQSEISQAVRTVMSEEVSPDLRSLSLLRQNLPATGDHSVRARLKRWTRGHALGWAFDNPHDSQEISGARLFGYDYTDFLDDPEVRTPIMAYLLHLTERLITGEPFIYVMEEFWKPLQDPLFADFAFNKQKTIRKQSGLGLFVTQSPSDVLRHPIGKTMVEQSVTQIFLPNPRADHDDYVQGFKVTEAEFHIIKNLGETSRLFLVKQGHSSAIVQFDLGGMTDLLNVLSGTTDNVALLDQIREEVGDDPTDWLPLFHELIAARKRLRQEHGRGGA, encoded by the coding sequence ATGAGAACCAGAGCCGCCCTGGAGAAAGCCGCGTCTTCGCAGATTCCCGCGAGTGACTATATCCCGCTGGGCACGGCGATCACACCCACCGTCATCACCTTGACCGGCGGTGAGTACCTGGCCTGTTGGAAACTGGAGGGCATCACATTCGAAACAGCCGACCGTTCAGAAGTCCTGCTGCGCCAAGAAGCGCTGCACCAGTTTCTCCGCTCCTTGGGCGGCGGGTCCTTCGCCCTCTGGTCGCATAAAATTCGGCGGGTCGTCACCGAGCGATTGCACGGCACCTCTCCCAATCCGTTCTGCCAAAGCTTGAGCGATCGCTACTATCAGTCATTTACTCAACGTCGACAAATGGCGACGGAGTTGTACCTCTCCCTGCTCTACCGACCCTTTCCTTCCAAGGTCGCGAGCTTCTTCACTCGCATGTCCACGCGCACCCTGGCCCAACGACGAGCGCACGAAACCGCACAGCTGACCATCCTGGAAGACATGGGTAAACAGCTCGAAGCGAGTCTGAGTCGCTATGGGCCCACACGCCTGGGCACCTATACGAAACAAGACATCGTGTACTCCGACCAACTGGCCTTCCTGAGCTACCTCATCAATGGCGTCTGGGAGGACATCCCGCTCCGCCGGGCAGCGCTGGCCTCGTACCTCCCTTCTTCTCGACTGCACTTCGGCGACCGAACGGGCATGCTGGAAATCTGGCATCCACGCGAGAAGAAATTCGCCGGATTTCTCGACATGCAGGAGTATCCGCCCTTCTCCGAGCCGGGCATGAACAACGGCCTGCTCTACAGCGATGCCGAGTACATCGAGACCCAGAGCTTCTCGTGCCTGAATAAACGCGCGGCTCTCAAATCGCTCGCCACGCAGAAAGGGCATTTGATCGCCACGGAAGACGCAGCGACACGTGAGATCGAACAGATGGACCAGGCTGCGGACGATCTCCAGAGCGGACTCATCGATCTTGGTCAGTACCACTACAGTCTCGCCATCTTCGGCCACACCATGGAATCGGTGAGCACTTCACTCGCCGATGCTCGCGCCGTCTTTCAGGACGGGCCCGGGTTCAAGATGGCGCGCGTCGATGTGATTCCCGAATGTGCCTGGTTCGCGCAGATCCCGGGCAACTGGGGTCTGCGACCACGTGAAGCAATCATCACCAGCCGCAACTTTGTCTGCCTCAGTCCCTTTCACAACTTCGCCCGCGGCAAACGAGCCGGCAATCCCTGGGGCGAAGCCCTGGCCCTGTTCAAGACGCCGAGCGGGCAGCCCTATTATTTCAATTTCCACGTGTCACCGGAGGACCGGGATTCACGTGATGAAAAGTATCCCGGCAATACGTTTATTTGTGGCAGCACCGGCGTGGGCAAGACCGCCTTGGAACTGAGCCTCTTGGCCTTCGCCACCAAGTACCAAGGCCTCCGCTGTGTGGTCTTCGACAAGGATCGCGGAGCCGAAATAGGCATCCGGGCCATGGGCGGGACGTATCAGTCGCTGAAACGCGGAATGCAGACCGGCTTCAACCCCTTACAACTCGAACCAAGCCCGCAGAATTGGCAATTCTGCGAACAGCTTGTAGCCCAATTCGTAAAGGAACCTGGTGACGAGATTCCACGTCTCACCGCGAAGGAGCAGAGCGAGATCAGCCAGGCCGTGCGGACCGTGATGAGTGAGGAGGTCTCACCGGACCTTCGTTCTCTGTCCCTCCTCCGCCAGAACCTCCCGGCCACCGGCGACCACAGTGTGCGGGCTAGGTTGAAGCGATGGACCCGTGGTCACGCGCTGGGCTGGGCCTTCGACAATCCACACGATTCCCAGGAGATCAGCGGGGCCCGATTATTCGGCTACGACTATACGGACTTTCTGGATGATCCCGAGGTTCGCACCCCGATCATGGCCTATCTACTCCATCTCACCGAACGGCTGATCACGGGCGAACCCTTCATCTATGTCATGGAGGAATTCTGGAAGCCGCTGCAAGACCCGCTGTTCGCGGACTTCGCCTTCAACAAGCAGAAGACCATTCGGAAACAATCCGGCCTCGGCCTCTTTGTGACGCAATCGCCCTCCGACGTACTGCGGCACCCGATCGGCAAAACCATGGTCGAACAGAGCGTGACGCAGATCTTCCTGCCCAATCCTCGCGCCGACCATGACGACTATGTCCAGGGGTTCAAAGTCACGGAGGCGGAATTTCACATCATCAAGAACCTCGGAGAGACAAGCCGACTGTTTCTCGTGAAGCAGGGCCACAGTTCGGCGATCGTGCAATTCGACCTGGGCGGCATGACAGATCTGCTGAATGTCCTCTCAGGCACGACGGACAACGTGGCCTTGCTGGATCAGATCAGAGAGGAAGTGGGCGACGATCCCACCGACTGGCTGCCACTGTTTCATGAGCTCATTGCGGCGCGGAAACGTCTCCGGCAGGAGCACGGAAGAGGAGGAGCGTAG
- a CDS encoding UPF0758 family protein encodes MAKQSVNRLPIPQFIPRYRITLVAEGGHTAPYGVLRDSAAAAAALRPCFDGLDREQFLVCCLDAKNVSIGVNIVSMGSLTLSIVHVREVFKSAILLNAAAIIAAHNHPSGDPTPSPEDRTLTTRLREAGDLLGIRLLDHLILGDDRLYSFADQGWPL; translated from the coding sequence ATGGCCAAACAATCCGTAAACCGACTTCCCATTCCACAGTTCATTCCACGCTATCGGATCACGCTTGTTGCTGAGGGCGGTCACACCGCTCCATACGGCGTTCTTCGCGATTCCGCTGCTGCAGCCGCAGCGCTGCGTCCATGCTTTGATGGGCTTGATCGCGAACAGTTCCTGGTCTGTTGTCTCGATGCTAAGAATGTCAGCATTGGCGTGAACATCGTCTCGATGGGGTCGCTCACGCTCAGCATTGTCCATGTCCGTGAAGTGTTCAAGTCCGCCATCCTCCTTAACGCTGCTGCGATCATTGCGGCTCACAATCACCCCTCAGGCGATCCCACGCCGAGCCCCGAGGATCGGACGCTCACCACACGACTGCGCGAAGCTGGAGACTTACTGGGCATCAGGCTCCTCGACCATCTCATTCTCGGTGACGATCGTCTCTACAGTTTTGCCGATCAGGGCTGGCCGCTGTGA